One segment of Natronosalvus halobius DNA contains the following:
- the cbiB gene encoding adenosylcobinamide-phosphate synthase CbiB, whose translation MTVQTLAAIGLALSLDLLIGEPPTRLHPVAWLGRLIDRLDRPWSANDRTQRRIGFLIALFVPLFPAVLAGAFVVGTGRIQPFYGAVAAALVLFLTASLRALLDLTRAVLAATESDLETARERVRGLVGRDTDSLTDAEIRSAAIESAAENLADGFAATLLPFALLGPVSLPAAAAAVAWIKGVNTLDSMLGYPSKPIGTASARLDDLVMAVPARVTACCLALATWRPRALLCAHRWARVPDSPNSGWPMATLACALDVRLEKREAYVLNPEGSLPRLEDGRRAVSVVGLAAAALVAVAAVCAASAPTLEALVAPPIDFVATRVRGVVS comes from the coding sequence ATGACGGTTCAAACGCTCGCCGCCATCGGCCTGGCGCTCAGCCTCGACCTGCTGATCGGGGAGCCGCCGACGCGTCTTCATCCCGTGGCGTGGCTGGGTCGGTTGATCGATCGACTCGATCGTCCCTGGTCCGCGAACGACCGAACGCAGCGTCGAATCGGATTCCTCATCGCTCTGTTCGTCCCCCTCTTCCCGGCGGTGCTGGCGGGCGCGTTCGTCGTCGGAACGGGCCGGATTCAGCCCTTCTACGGCGCGGTCGCCGCCGCGCTCGTCCTCTTTCTGACCGCGAGCCTCCGCGCGCTCCTCGACCTGACGCGAGCGGTCCTCGCGGCGACCGAGAGCGACCTCGAGACCGCGCGCGAGCGCGTTCGCGGCCTCGTCGGCCGTGACACGGATTCGCTGACGGACGCGGAGATCCGTTCGGCAGCCATCGAGAGCGCAGCCGAAAACCTCGCTGACGGATTCGCCGCGACGCTCCTCCCGTTCGCCCTCCTGGGCCCAGTCTCGCTCCCCGCCGCCGCGGCCGCCGTCGCCTGGATCAAGGGCGTCAATACCCTGGACTCGATGCTCGGCTACCCGTCGAAACCGATCGGCACCGCCAGCGCCCGCCTGGACGACCTCGTGATGGCCGTCCCCGCTCGAGTCACCGCGTGCTGTCTCGCGCTGGCGACGTGGCGACCGCGAGCGCTGCTCTGCGCCCATCGCTGGGCGAGGGTCCCCGACTCACCGAATTCGGGGTGGCCGATGGCGACGCTGGCGTGTGCGCTCGACGTCCGTCTCGAGAAGCGGGAAGCGTACGTTTTGAACCCCGAGGGATCGCTCCCGCGCCTGGAGGACGGCCGGCGTGCGGTGTCGGTCGTCGGCCTGGCCGCCGCCGCGCTCGTGGCGGTGGCGGCAGTCTGTGCGGCGTCCGCACCGACGCTCGAGGCCCTGGTCGCACCACCCATCGACTTCGTCGCGACCCGCGTTCGGGGGGTGGTATCGTGA
- the cobS gene encoding adenosylcobinamide-GDP ribazoletransferase, which produces MIGGQVRVTVRALRGAIAFLTRLPVGSRSRNTGGATADASTDRDWKAFRSSPWTFTIVGWIVGALAALLFLASNRLPAASIAFGYLLAVFALTGIHHLDGVADLGDALVVHGDADRRRAVMTDTTTGVGALLSVSLVVAGLALGALALARAPIAVAVGVAVAAEVGAKTGMAAMACFGAAAHEGFGSQLTDAAGPSSFLVPAALAIPAVALTWSHPAAAAALVGAIGGTALPWRWARRRLGGVSGDVFGAANEVGRLLGVHLGVIAWTLW; this is translated from the coding sequence GTGATCGGCGGCCAAGTACGCGTCACCGTTCGTGCCCTCCGTGGGGCGATTGCCTTCCTGACGCGGCTCCCCGTCGGTTCGAGGTCGCGAAACACGGGCGGGGCGACTGCCGACGCGAGCACCGACCGGGACTGGAAGGCGTTTCGCTCGAGTCCGTGGACCTTCACGATAGTAGGATGGATCGTCGGAGCACTCGCGGCCCTCCTCTTCCTCGCTTCGAACCGGCTTCCGGCCGCGTCGATTGCCTTCGGATACCTGCTCGCCGTTTTCGCGCTGACCGGGATCCACCACCTGGACGGCGTCGCCGACCTTGGGGACGCGCTCGTCGTCCACGGCGACGCCGATCGCCGGCGGGCCGTCATGACGGACACGACGACCGGCGTCGGCGCGCTGCTCTCCGTCTCGCTGGTCGTGGCGGGACTCGCGCTCGGCGCGCTTGCGCTCGCCCGCGCGCCCATCGCGGTCGCCGTGGGCGTCGCCGTCGCTGCTGAGGTCGGCGCCAAGACGGGGATGGCCGCGATGGCCTGCTTCGGCGCGGCCGCTCACGAGGGATTCGGCTCGCAGTTGACGGACGCCGCAGGTCCATCTTCGTTCCTCGTCCCCGCAGCGCTGGCTATTCCGGCGGTCGCGCTGACCTGGTCCCACCCGGCCGCTGCCGCGGCTCTCGTCGGCGCGATTGGGGGAACCGCCCTTCCGTGGCGATGGGCCCGACGACGGCTCGGCGGCGTCTCCGGCGACGTTTTCGGAGCGGCCAACGAAGTCGGACGACTGCTCGGCGTCCACCTGGGGGTGATCGCGTGGACGCTGTGGTGA
- a CDS encoding NTP transferase domain-containing protein: MAGGRGTRLESRVEKPLYEIGGVTMIDRIFAALEASVVGRITVAVSPNAPNTREHLAERDCTRSFEVDGTAEPVDLVTPVRVLETAGDGYVADLGSILESDSIPISTPVLTAAADLPLLEGATVDGILERYRRRVRARGREGGTGKDAPAPSMTVCVPTALKRRLGLSVDSTLESDRHLAPTGVNVVGTSSETMITRSYDYRLACNVNRRTDARAAKTYCRDGNGDGEEEEEAFR, from the coding sequence ATGGCCGGCGGACGGGGTACCAGGCTCGAGAGTCGAGTCGAAAAGCCGCTGTACGAGATCGGTGGCGTTACGATGATCGATCGGATTTTCGCGGCGCTCGAGGCGAGCGTAGTCGGCCGGATTACCGTCGCGGTTTCGCCGAACGCGCCGAATACCCGCGAGCACCTGGCGGAACGCGATTGCACGCGTTCGTTCGAGGTCGACGGGACCGCCGAACCCGTTGATCTCGTCACGCCCGTACGGGTCCTCGAGACCGCCGGCGACGGGTACGTCGCCGACCTCGGGTCGATCCTCGAGTCGGACTCGATTCCGATTTCGACGCCAGTGCTGACCGCGGCCGCGGATCTCCCGTTGCTCGAGGGAGCGACGGTGGACGGGATTCTCGAGCGGTACCGACGCCGCGTTCGAGCGAGGGGACGAGAAGGCGGTACCGGAAAGGATGCGCCGGCGCCGTCGATGACCGTCTGCGTCCCGACCGCGCTGAAACGACGGCTGGGGCTCAGCGTCGACTCGACGCTCGAGTCCGACCGCCACCTCGCGCCGACCGGGGTCAACGTCGTCGGCACCTCCAGTGAAACGATGATCACACGCAGCTACGACTACAGACTGGCCTGTAACGTGAACAGACGAACTGACGCCCGCGCGGCGAAGACGTACTGCCGCGATGGGAACGGCGACGGGGAGGAGGAAGAGGAGGCGTTCCGATGA
- a CDS encoding aminotransferase class I/II-fold pyridoxal phosphate-dependent enzyme: MHPDAIDAEGRVPHGGEPDHSLLDFSANTNPRTPEGVESVYADALESARRYPDDGYPTFLDAAGTYVGCDPSAVVPTPGGLAAIRLAFEATLDPGGLAVVPHPSFGEYAREVRLQGARPRFVPHEAVCDLAVESLRDVDLVVVCTPNNPTGDLPDRSRLEGLADRCRTAGTTLLVDEAFLGFTEQESMARREDDCVVVARSLTKLFGLPGLRAGFAVAFGSLGECLEMARRTWNLGSPAAAVGAYCMGQTAFVSDTRERVTEERERMREALLADGRYAVAPSNAPFLLLEVGGDGGGGGAVSSVDGDGEAASSVDRDGGATDPVDDLLERTREAGVVIRDARSFRGLDSHVRVAVRDRRANDRLLEVLVDG, translated from the coding sequence ATGCACCCTGACGCCATCGACGCCGAAGGGCGCGTTCCACACGGCGGGGAACCCGATCACTCGCTGCTCGACTTCTCGGCGAACACGAATCCGCGGACACCGGAGGGCGTCGAATCGGTCTACGCCGACGCGCTCGAGTCGGCCCGACGATATCCGGACGACGGGTATCCGACCTTCCTGGACGCGGCCGGGACCTACGTCGGCTGTGACCCGTCCGCCGTCGTACCGACGCCGGGCGGCCTCGCCGCGATTCGTCTCGCCTTCGAGGCAACTCTCGATCCCGGCGGTCTGGCCGTCGTTCCGCATCCGAGTTTCGGCGAGTACGCTCGGGAGGTTCGCCTCCAGGGGGCGAGGCCGCGGTTCGTGCCCCACGAGGCGGTGTGCGACCTCGCGGTCGAGTCGCTGCGAGACGTCGATCTGGTCGTCGTCTGCACGCCGAACAATCCCACGGGCGACCTCCCCGATCGCTCGCGACTCGAGGGGCTAGCCGATCGGTGCCGAACGGCCGGGACGACGCTGCTCGTCGACGAGGCGTTTCTGGGGTTCACTGAGCAGGAATCGATGGCTCGACGGGAAGACGACTGTGTCGTCGTCGCCCGCTCGCTCACCAAACTCTTCGGGCTGCCGGGGCTCCGAGCGGGATTCGCCGTCGCGTTCGGCTCGCTCGGCGAGTGCCTCGAGATGGCCCGTCGCACGTGGAACCTCGGCTCGCCCGCGGCCGCCGTCGGCGCGTACTGCATGGGGCAGACGGCGTTCGTCAGCGACACGCGAGAGCGAGTCACCGAAGAGCGAGAGCGGATGCGGGAGGCGCTGCTGGCGGACGGCCGCTACGCGGTGGCCCCCTCGAATGCGCCGTTCCTGTTGCTCGAGGTTGGCGGCGACGGCGGTGGCGGCGGGGCAGTCAGTTCCGTCGATGGCGACGGTGAGGCGGCCAGTTCTGTCGACCGCGACGGCGGGGCAACCGATCCTGTCGACGACCTCCTGGAGCGAACCCGCGAAGCCGGAGTCGTCATACGGGACGCCCGATCCTTCCGCGGCCTCGACTCCCACGTCCGCGTGGCGGTCAGGGACCGCAGAGCGAACGATCGACTTCTCGAGGTGCTGGTGGATGGCTGA